CTTGAAGGAGTCAGCCCCTCTTTCCCTTGCTTACAGAATAAAGGTTTTCTGTAGTAAAACCGCCTTACATGCTCCAACAGTAGATCAAATCAGTGCTAAGTCTACTGCTGTTGATGACGAGTTTAATGACTTCGAACAAGTTTTTGCCTTGTTTGCTGATCGAGGAGGAAAATATCCTACGCCTCACTTGATTAAAGGTACCTACAGATTCTGTTGTAGGGGCTTTTTTGTGTTCGTGACCTGTGAATATAGTTTtcggtgtgatttttttttatgattgtatatattgtagttatttagacctatcttgcaaattttcaaaacaatttgaataatttatagtgacGAAAAATATATGCAGATATGTTGTTTTCCACGAAAAAAATTTGTTATCCCCAATTTACTGTACCCTTCTTGTCTCACCAATTATTTTGAGACACCAATTTAGTGTACCCTTCATGTCCCCTACAAATAGGGGGATTTTGTTGTATGGGCTTCAAAAAGACCCCTAGCCCACTGATGATGCTCTTTTGTATTCTCAACACATAAATAGTTTTtggtgcaattttttttatgattgtgtatattgtagttatttagaacattctgcaactttttaaaaaattctgaataaattacagtgtcgaaaactagattcaaacactGTTTTCTACgagtataaaaaaaatattagatacGCGTACAACAACCTGTTTTCAATCTATTCCGAATGATTTACATTTCCGAAAACCATTAACAGATAAGGGATACACAAGATCCTAATCGGTGGGGCTCTTTCTGAATGAATCCCCTGAAGTAGATTttccaaatataaaatatatatttttttgaatatatAATGAATTGGATATATAATTATTACGTAGGTAATAAATCTTCATGGATGACTGACGAGGAATTTGCTAGACAAATGATTGCTGGTGTCCACCCGGTCCACATTCGATGTCtcaaagtaatatatatatatatatatataattaatatcattataaattatgattttggtccttaattaattatatatttggtCTAATAATTTTGATTTCAACAGGAATTCCCACCGACCAGTAAGCTAGACACTAAATTGTATGGAGATCAAACTAGCACAATTACAGAGGACCACATTAAGGACAAGTTGGAGCCGGAGTTCACTGTAGAAAATGTATTAATTGTATTACAAATGAATATCTTGTTATATAggggcttcaaaaagagtcctactGGTGGGCTCTTTCGTGTTCTCAATTcgtaaacagttttcggcgtgatttttttatgactgtgtatattatagttattagagcatcctgcaaattttcagaaaattctgaataatttatagtgctgaAAACTAATTTAAAAACAAGTTATTGCacgcgtgattaatttttttatgcgcgtagaaaataacatgtttgaacctagttttcaacacagtaaattattcagaattttctgaaaaagtgcatgatgctctaaataattacaatatacactaTCATAAAAAAATCGCCCTGAAAAATTGTTCAAGGGTCGGAAATATAAAAGAGTTCCACCGGTGgggctctttttgaagcccctaTACCATAAAATACTCCtatatatttataggacaattcttctataggggcttcactttaagtctatcagtggggctctcagtgtttctcgacccataAACAGatttcggcgcaatttttttttatgaccgtgtatattgtaaatatttagagcatcctacaaattttcagaaaattctgaatagtttacagtaccgaaaactaggttcaaacatgttgttttccacgcgcataaaaaatactagtcacgcatgcaacatgtttgaaactagttttcgatactgtaaactatttggaatttttctgaaaatttgcaggatgctctaaatagctacaatatacacagtcataaaaaaatcgcgccgaaaactatttactggtcgagaaacactgagagccccaccgataaggcttaaagtgaagcctatACGAAAATtctcctatatatatttataatattaatcaattaataaacttattgttatatatatataggcactGGAGCAAAATAAACTATTTATATTGGATCATCATGATACGTTCATGCCATACCTTCGGAAGATAAACGAAAGTCCTACTACAAAGGCTTATGCAAGTCGAACTATACTGTTTTTGACAAGTGAAGGGACATTGAAGCCTGTTGCGATCGAGTTAagcctcccaccaaattcagatTGTGATAAAGAGGGTTCGGTGAGCAAAGTATATACCCCAAGTGAAGGTGGTGTCGAGTATGTGCTGTGGGAATTGGCCAAAGCTTATGTAGCTGTAAATGactctggttatcatcagctctGCAGTCATTGGCTGAATACACATGCTGTGATTGAGCCTTTTGTGATAGCAACAAACAGGCAGCTAAGTGTTCTCCACCCAATCCACAAACTCTTGCAGCCGCACTACCGTGAAACTATGAACATAAATGCACTCGCCAGATTACTTCTCGTCAATGCCGGTGGAAAATTAGAGTCCTTGTTTTTCCAGGGAAAGTATGCTATGGAGTCATCATCAGCAGTTTATAAGGACTGGGTATTTACTGACCAAGCACTCCCAGCAGATCTTCTTAAAAGGCAAGCATATGTTAGATTTATGTCTCCAAACATTGTATATGTTAGATTAATCTAGTTGCATTATGCTAGTGCGGACTAAACAGATTATTATATGGAAATTAATAGGATCGAAAATATGTATATACCTCCAGCCATTCAATTGATAATCTcaatctagctttagatctacataaaaaaaaaaaattagaacgagtacacgggctttCAAGTTCTCACTAattcttttagatggagttactgaaagttaTAATGTGCAGTGAACTtagggaccggtactctatatttagaCCTACTATCATAGTCTCTGCCACAGTTATAGATGTTGAGATATTCTCTCTATTTATTTAGGAAATTCAAATTGAGTTTAATAGATAAATATCAATCATtaattttgatatattaaatatattaaatgaataaaaaatcaattagatataacaaattaattttaatatatattgttATAAAATATTCTTGCAGAGGATTAGCagtgaagaaaaatgagaatggTAGTGCAGTTTGCCTGGTATTAGAGCACTATCCTTATGCTGTTGATGGGTTAGAGATCTGGTCTGCAATAAGAAAATGGGTTGAAGACTACTGCACCCACTACTACGCGAGTGACGACATTGTCCAGAAAGACACAGAGCTTCAGGCATGGTGGAAGGACGTCAGGGAAGTGGGTCACGGTGACAAGAAAGACGAGCCATGGTGGCCAAAAATGAAAACGATTGACGAACTAGTCGAGTCATGCACCATACTCATATGGATTACTTCTGCTCTTCATGCAGCTGTGAACTTTGGACAGTACCCTTTTGCAGCCTTCTTTCCCAACCGCCCCTCCCTAAGCCGACGGCTCATGCCGGAGGAGGGCTCTGCTGAATACAACCAGCTTGCTACTGATTCAGTCGAGAAAAGTATGTTGTTGACCATTACTCCAAAATATCTGAGCGATGAAGGGATTTCCCTTGTTCATCTTTTGTCGAAGCACACTCCAGATGAGGTCTTTCTTGGTAACGAAAAAAATTGTGATTGGACTTCAGATGCTAATATTCTGAACGCTTTTACAAGATTTGGACGTAAACTTGCTAAAATTGAAAAAAGCATCGAGGATAGGAACAAGGATGTGTCTGAGAAGAACCGAGCTGGGTTGGTCAATTTCCCATACACTTTGCTCATTCCTACGAGTGAACCAGGGATCACTGCTAGGGGAATCCCCAACAGCATCTCAATCTAGCTAAATAATGCTTGTCGATCTTGTCTAGTTGTGTTGTTTTTGTTCATCGATTAATTAGTACTGTCATCTTAATTTCCCTTTAATTTGACCTTGTATTTCCCATGTGTTGTGTTACCAAGTGTACGTCTTTGTTTTGGTGTGTTTTTTATCAGTTTATTCTCTACTAATTATTGTATGGATTAATAATAATGCATGAACAATAGTACAAcacaaattaataaattaataaagtctCGATCGATCTTTAAAACTTCTTCAAATGCTCTTATTCAAATGAAATTGAGTGTcgatactatatatatataatgtgtttCAAGCCTTTTGAATCTCCTCAGTTACATCTTGGTGTTTCATTTTTCAATACAAGATGTAATTTTTGTGTTAAATTTGacacaaaaaataagtcaatgaTATATATATAGCTCAATATTTGCTTGGACTCCAATGCACAAAATGcaaattaattaagaaaagtcaataattcatttaatattcattgataatatataaaaagtaattttttttcattttctattgTAAAAAAGTAgtcattaattattaattaataaattagtgataatatagtaaatataaataaaatacaaatttaaaaccttaattaaatttaaactaaatacaaatttataaatcttgataaaatcatataataaaaaagtctgaaaaaaaaaagatcaacCACACTTCCTATTTCATCTCTCCCTACAAAAAAAATGAACATAAACTCATCATCAATATCAtaagaaaaaattatatatataaatattgtatccACACATACACACATAGATACTCATACTTAATCAactcttttataaaaaaaaaaaaaaatttaaaaaaaattaaaaacatagaaACAAGTATTTTATCAAAACTTTTATCATTTATGCAAGATTTTTAAACAATACATCAAACTGGATAAAAAGAATTTATACATCAAACAACTCAAAACTCAAAAGCTAGTATAGAAGCTAAACGACTATAAAGTGAAGGAAGTTGACCACAATAGCAATTAACATTAGCAACACAAAACGAAACTGGGTTGAACCTACACAATAGATAAAATTATCTTCAACAAAGACGACAATCAGAAATCAGAAACCAATTTCAAATGCTAACATAATAGAAATATCATCTTCAAGTTCAACTCATATATAAcaatatttttgttaaaaaaaaaattaagcacaaACAGATGCTAACATGATAGAGACAAACAAATAAAACCCAGACAATAATGATATTGAAATAGGAGACATCCATGGCCAAGCAAAGACCTCCATCGATTGTGCGCGGTTGACGGTGACATCAAGTTAGAGAGATGAGGAGATCTTCATGgccaagaaagagagagagggacgAAAATATGAatttgtgtgagagagagaggagGGGGAAGGGACAGAGAGGGTGATGAAGAGAAGAGGCTCTTTGTGTCTGGAAAGCTCCTTCTAGTGGTGGAGACTCGAGAGGAGAGGAGAGGGGTCGACATCGGCAACTGGGTGAGCGGCTCCGAGAATGAGAGTGAGAGGGTCATGGTTGCCGAGGAATGAGGCGAGATAGAGAGAGGGGGGATCAGGGTTGCCGTGGGATGGGTGGGTGGTGTGGTTGGTCGTGAGAGAGATGGATGGGTAGAGAAAAGGGAGAAATTGGAAATAgggattgagagagaaagaaaggggCGATTGTGGCCGAAAGAATTAGGGTTAGGGTTGGTTaggtaagtatatatatatatatatatagttttttaacctttttttttttaaatatagtttCGAGTTTCGGGTTTAACCCGAACccaattttttatatattaaaacctGAACTCGATTCTAAAAATGCGGGTTTTGGATCGGGTTAGACCTGACAGGTGGGGGTTTTTTATATTTTGGGCTTTATGGGTTCGGACCGGGTCGGTTTTGCAgattttcactactacaaaattaggCTTTCCCAACACCCAACCATGACAGTCTATtaactgtcgtaattgcttagtgAGACTCTACgctgacagttaaaaactgtaggcatagagaccaacgccgacagctaataactgtcaccggTGCTTTTGACTGTCATTATTGACCCTAACGCTGACAGTTAATTTGAGACCAATGCCAACAATTAAAATGTGCTGCTATTGACCACAACGCCGACAATTAAtttgagaccaatgccgacagttgaaaggtgtcgctattgaccccaacagttaattcaagaccaatgccgacagttaaaaattgtcgttATTGACCTCAACGCCAacagttaataaaagtccaatgccGACAGTGTACGGCCGGAGAATCAGCACGTATCTTGTTGAGACAGCTCGGGTACGGCGAGCTGATAAAAAGTCGTAATCGAGGCACCACGTGTTCACCTCTCATCCGAGAACATTCGGTGCCATCCTCTATACAAATTGCTCGAGCTATTGAGACATTTAGCAACCTATCACCTGGAACCATTTTGTGTAATAtggcatcaaaaggcacgagctaacatcacattaagctcgtggtacgcCCAAGGTCTGACGTACCTCAGGGTCTTTATAAAGTTTACCACGCAATACAAACATGGATAAAAcaaacat
The Humulus lupulus chromosome 6, drHumLupu1.1, whole genome shotgun sequence DNA segment above includes these coding regions:
- the LOC133784572 gene encoding linoleate 9S-lipoxygenase 6-like — encoded protein: MLGEKAHLEICTKPSRELNPEESMFNVIFNTDESSIDVPEALLIENNIDKKVEFFLKTISLSVPSESKPVCFICNSWVYPAIKYGSSYTRVFFRNKSYIPSETPQTLLPYRKSELKYLKGNGLGERKEWDRIYDYDVYNDLGEPDTPNLARPTLGGNSEFPYPRRGRTGRPPTKTDPKCESRPAEGKLIYIPRDERADRLKESAPLSLAYRIKVFCSKTALHAPTVDQISAKSTAVDDEFNDFEQVFALFADRGGKYPTPHLIKGNKSSWMTDEEFARQMIAGVHPVHIRCLKEFPPTSKLDTKLYGDQTSTITEDHIKDKLEPEFTVENALEQNKLFILDHHDTFMPYLRKINESPTTKAYASRTILFLTSEGTLKPVAIELSLPPNSDCDKEGSVSKVYTPSEGGVEYVLWELAKAYVAVNDSGYHQLCSHWLNTHAVIEPFVIATNRQLSVLHPIHKLLQPHYRETMNINALARLLLVNAGGKLESLFFQGKYAMESSSAVYKDWVFTDQALPADLLKRGLAVKKNENGSAVCLVLEHYPYAVDGLEIWSAIRKWVEDYCTHYYASDDIVQKDTELQAWWKDVREVGHGDKKDEPWWPKMKTIDELVESCTILIWITSALHAAVNFGQYPFAAFFPNRPSLSRRLMPEEGSAEYNQLATDSVEKSMLLTITPKYLSDEGISLVHLLSKHTPDEVFLGNEKNCDWTSDANILNAFTRFGRKLAKIEKSIEDRNKDVSEKNRAGLVNFPYTLLIPTSEPGITARGIPNSISI